The genomic DNA CGGTGCCGGCGAAAAAACCGATGCGCTGGAGCCGTTCCACCCCGATCGTGTGGCTCAGCGCATCCTGGGCATGGGCGACGTGCTGTCGCTGGTCGAGGAAGTCGAGCGCAAGGTCGACCAGGAGAAGGCGCACAAGCTCGCCCAGAAGGTCATGAAGGGCAAGCGCTTCGACCTGAACGACATGAAGGATCAGCTCGAGCAGATGAACAATATGGGCGGTCTGGCCGGCTTGATGGACAAGCTGCCGGGCGTGGCCAATCTACCGGACAACGTCAAATCCAAGGTCAATAACAAAGAAATCGACCGCATGGTGGCGATCATCAGTTCGATGACCAAGAAGGAGCGCCGCCATCCGGACCTGCTCAACGGCTCGCGCCGCGCCCGTATCGCACGTGGCTCGGGCACCCAGCCGGCCGACGTCAACCGCCTGCTCAAGCAGTACATGCAGATGGAAAAAATGATGTCCAAGCTGTCCAAGGGCGGCTCGAAGGGCCTGATGCGCCAGATGCGCGGGGCCATGAAGGGTATGGGCGGCATGGGCGGTGGGATGCCTCCGATGCGTTAAAGCTGTCGCTTTCTTCCCCCTTGAGGGCATAAAGCGGGCGGTTTTAGCCTCCCCAGCCCGCTTGGGTGGGCGACTTTACGCTCCAACCCTTTACACAACTGATCCACATCATTAAAATGCCGCGTTTACCGCGCCCACACCTAGGGCGTGCTGCCGGCGCTTCCGGCAACTCTGGAGTTTTTACTATGGTTAAGATTCGTCTTTCGCGCGGCGGCGCCAAGGGCCGTCCGTTCTACCACGTCCTCGTGACCGATTCGCGCAGCGCGCGTGACGGCCGTAGCATCGAGAATGTCGGTTATTACAACCCGGTGGCCTCGGGCAAGGACAAGCGCCTTGAGCTGAACGTCGCTCGCGTGCAGGAGTGGGTTTCCAAGGGCGCTCAGTTGAGCGACAAGGTTGCCGCCCTGTTGAAGGAAGCCGGCAAGCAGCAGGCTGCCTGAGCATGACGGCAGCCGGTCGGCGCGTCCTGGTTGGACGTATCGTCGGGCTGTACGGGGTGCAGGGTTGGCTCAAGATCGAATCTTGGACCGAGCCGCGCATCCGGATCTTCGACTACCAGCCCTGGCTGCTCACTGCGGCGCCGGGTGTGGAGACGGAGGTCAAGGGAGTCAAGGGCCGTCCGCAGGGTAAAGGGTTAATCGCCTTCATGCCCGACGTGACGGACCGCGATCAAGCGGCAGCGCTGATCGGTAGCGATATCTATGTCGCTCGCGAGCAGTTGCCGCCTCCCGGCAAGGATGAGTATTACTGGGTCGATCTCGAAGGTCTTGAGGTCGTCACCACGGAAGGCGTGGCATTGGGACGGGTCACTCACCTGTTCGCGACCGGTGCCAACGATGTCGTGGTAGTGAGGGACGGCGAGCGCGAGCGGCTGGTTCCCTTTGTCCAGGGCTCTTATGTGCGTTCGGTGGACTTGTCCGGCGGGCGCATGGTGGTGGACTGGGACCCCGAGTTCTAAAGCTTCGATTGAGGGTCCGATGCGCTTCGATGTCGTTACGCTGTTCCCCGACTTCGTTCGCCAGTGCGCTGCCGTCGGTGTCGTAGGACGCGCGCAGCAGCGACAGCTGTTGCAGGTGGAAACCTGGAACCCGCGCGATTTCGCCACCGACAATTACCGTACCGTGGATGGCCGTACTTACGGCGGCGGTCCCGGCATGGTGATGTTGATCGAACCTTTGCGTGCAGCCCTCAAGGCCGTTCGCGAAGCCGCACCGGAGCCGGTGCACGTGATTTATCTCAGTCCGCAAGGAGCGCGGCTGACGCAGGGCAGAGTGGAGGCGCTGGCCAAAAAGCCGCGAATCGCTTTGCTTTGTGGGCGTTACGAAGGTGTGGACGAGCGTCTGCTGGCGCACGAGGTCGACGAAGAGCTTTCTATCGGCGATTATGTGCTGTCTGGCGGTGAGTTGGGAGCCGCGGTGATTATCGACGCGGTGGGCCGCTTGCAGGACGGCGCGTTGAACGACGCGCAATCGGCCGAGCAGGATTCGTTTTCGAACGGTTTGCTCGACTGTCCGCACTATGCGAAACCGGTGCAAGACGCATACGGGGACGTGCCGGAGGTGTTGTTATCCGGTGATCACGCGGCTATTCGCCGCTGGCGCCTGAAGCAATCGCTGGGACGGACCTGGTTGCGACGACCGGACTTATTGGCGCAATGCACGTTGGACAAACAGTCTCGCGCATTGCTGGATGAATTCCGCCGCGAACATGCTCTCAAGCAGACGCGGCAAAACGATGCGGCCGATCAGTGACCGCAGCTAATTGAAAAATCGACGGGTGTGCCATGAACAAGATCATTGAACAGTTCGAAGCCGAGCAGATCACCCGCCAGCTGCCGGATTTCGGCCCTGGCGACACCGTGGTGGTCAACGTGAAGGTCAAGGAAGGCAACCGCGAGCGCGTCCAGGCGTTCGAGGGTGTTGTCATCGCCAAGCGCAGCCGCGGTCTGCATTCGGCTTTCACCGTGCGCAAGATTTCCCATGGCACCGGCGTGGAGCGTGTGTTCCAGTCGCACAGCCAGGCCATCGACTCGGTCCAGGTCAAGCGTAAGGGTAAGGTTCGCGGCGCGAAGCTGTACTACCTGCGTGGTCTGGAAGGCAAGGCCGCCCGCATCAAGGAAGACATCGCCGCCGCTGCCGCCGCCAAGGCTGCGAAGTCGGCCGAGTAAGCGTCACCGCTTCCTCGTACTGTCTACGAAAACCCGCGGATCGCTCCGCGGGTTTTTTGTTGCCTGCTGCCGGGTTGAGCATGGCTACCTCTTACGGATGATGGCCGTCTATCCGTCGCCAGCCTGTCCTCCTGCTAGTATCAGCACTCATTCGCGGACAGACATCGAATGGCCAATGGACGGCAATCTGGCGGTGTCTAGCGGCTTTAATTTCGCGGTAGTAAAGGACCCGGAACGGTATGCCTGTCGATAGCCAAGACGTTGGCCTGGGCAATACGAATACACGCCATCGGCTGCTCCAGGCGGCCGAGACGTTGTTTATCGAGCATGGTTACGAAGCCATGCTGATACAGGAAGTGACACGTCGTGCGGAGGCCAATTCGGCCGCGGTGAACTATCACTTCGGCGGCAAGGAGCTGTTGATGCGCGAGGTGTTGGCCAGGCGTTTGAATCGCCTGAATACCGAGCGCCTGGAGCTGCTGTCGTGCTGCGAAGAACAAAGCGGTGGCCGGCTCGATGCCGCTGCGGTACTGAGCGTGTTGTTTGTGCCGGCGTTGCGCCTCAGCCGGCCGCCCGCGGGCAATCCGACCTTCATTCGTCTGTTGGGCCGCGTCTATAGCGACTCGTCGCCGTTTATCCGTAACTATCTTGAAGACCATTACCGCCCGATCTTCGAGCGGTTCTTCGAGGCGTTCTCGCGCGCCTTGCCGAACATGTCGCGCAGTGAATTGAGCATGCGTCTGCGCTTCAGCCTGCAGGGCCTGGCCGGTCTGCTCGCGGGGCAGCGCGTGGACGAGTTGATTGCCGCGCTCAGCATGGGTGAGTTGTTGGGCGAGGACGTGCTATTGGCGCGTCTGATTGCCCTGGTGCTGCCCATGCTGACTGATCCGCTGGGCACGCCCGAACAGGTGCGTGCCGTGCAACAGGTGGCGAGCATGGCGGACGTGGCGGCCAAGGCGGCCGATGC from Dyella sp. GSA-30 includes the following:
- the rpsP gene encoding 30S ribosomal protein S16, translated to MVKIRLSRGGAKGRPFYHVLVTDSRSARDGRSIENVGYYNPVASGKDKRLELNVARVQEWVSKGAQLSDKVAALLKEAGKQQAA
- the rimM gene encoding ribosome maturation factor RimM (Essential for efficient processing of 16S rRNA), whose product is MTAAGRRVLVGRIVGLYGVQGWLKIESWTEPRIRIFDYQPWLLTAAPGVETEVKGVKGRPQGKGLIAFMPDVTDRDQAAALIGSDIYVAREQLPPPGKDEYYWVDLEGLEVVTTEGVALGRVTHLFATGANDVVVVRDGERERLVPFVQGSYVRSVDLSGGRMVVDWDPEF
- the trmD gene encoding tRNA (guanosine(37)-N1)-methyltransferase TrmD, with amino-acid sequence MRFDVVTLFPDFVRQCAAVGVVGRAQQRQLLQVETWNPRDFATDNYRTVDGRTYGGGPGMVMLIEPLRAALKAVREAAPEPVHVIYLSPQGARLTQGRVEALAKKPRIALLCGRYEGVDERLLAHEVDEELSIGDYVLSGGELGAAVIIDAVGRLQDGALNDAQSAEQDSFSNGLLDCPHYAKPVQDAYGDVPEVLLSGDHAAIRRWRLKQSLGRTWLRRPDLLAQCTLDKQSRALLDEFRREHALKQTRQNDAADQ
- the rplS gene encoding 50S ribosomal protein L19 gives rise to the protein MNKIIEQFEAEQITRQLPDFGPGDTVVVNVKVKEGNRERVQAFEGVVIAKRSRGLHSAFTVRKISHGTGVERVFQSHSQAIDSVQVKRKGKVRGAKLYYLRGLEGKAARIKEDIAAAAAAKAAKSAE
- a CDS encoding TetR/AcrR family transcriptional regulator — its product is MPVDSQDVGLGNTNTRHRLLQAAETLFIEHGYEAMLIQEVTRRAEANSAAVNYHFGGKELLMREVLARRLNRLNTERLELLSCCEEQSGGRLDAAAVLSVLFVPALRLSRPPAGNPTFIRLLGRVYSDSSPFIRNYLEDHYRPIFERFFEAFSRALPNMSRSELSMRLRFSLQGLAGLLAGQRVDELIAALSMGELLGEDVLLARLIALVLPMLTDPLGTPEQVRAVQQVASMADVAAKAADATMQAAQADGARGRPAPRDER